In Tachysurus fulvidraco isolate hzauxx_2018 chromosome 1, HZAU_PFXX_2.0, whole genome shotgun sequence, a single window of DNA contains:
- the ovol1a gene encoding putative transcription factor Ovo-like 1a — protein sequence MPRAFLVKKPSVSPGKRSWSDLPDHKRGDIYIPVSVSPQALWEESEASTAEVALCLSTHKEHNRCTRKYLQEPYTVVSTAELPSSTALGQQPSPETERIRSAQSNTYVRSKIKVTTGELPIDSPLNILNTNADPPATVANPCPTKSCGTSSAPTVGGTYICQVCQKVFQYQRMLNRHLKCHSEQKRHLCSFCGKGFNDTFDLKRHVRTHTGVRPYKCNLCEKAFTQRCSLESHMKKIHGVTQQYAYKERRTKLYVCEECGHTASTQDTLLRHIHNQHPNSAFLRAKGARRPSGAAGLVAREENSLPGSPLSLNSDDTTGSGGR from the exons ATGCCACGAGCATTCCTGGTGAAAAAGCCCAGTGTTTCACCCGGCAAGAGAAGCTGGAGTGATCTACCTGACCACAAGCGAGGAGACATTTACATACCAG TCTCGGTGTCCCCTCAAGCTCTATGGGAGGAGTCAGAGGCAAGTACAGCTGAAGTGGCCCTGTGCCTGTCCACTCATAAAGAACACAACAGATGTACACGGAAATACTTGCAAGAGCCCTATACAGTGGTTTCTACAGCTGAACTGCCCTCCTCTACCGCTCTGGGACAGCAGCCCAGTCCTGAAACAGAGCGCATACGAAGTGCACAAAGCAACACATATGTCCGCTCCAAGATCAAG GTGACTACAGGTGAACTCCCCATTGACTCTCCACTTAATATTCTGAACACAAATGCTGATCCTCCTGCCACTGTAGCAAACCCATGTCCCACAAAAAGTTGTGGGACATCTTCTGCACCTACCGTAGGGGGAACCTATATATGTCAAGTGTGCCAGAAAGTGTTTCAGTATCAACGCATGCTCAACAGACACCTAAAGTGTCACAGTGAACAGAAACGGCATCTGTGCAGCTTCTGCGGCAAGGGTTTTAATGACACCTTCGATCTCAAGAGGCATGTGCGCACACATACTG GTGTTCGtccatataaatgtaatttgtgTGAGAAGGCCTTTACCCAGCGTTGCTCTTTGGAATCTCACATGAAGAAAATCCATGGTGTGACACAGCAGTATGCCTACAAGGAACGGCGCACTAAGCTATATGTCTGCGAGGAATGTGGCCACACTGCTTCCACCCAGGACACATTGTTACGCCATATTCATAATCAACATCCAAACAGTGCCTTCTTGCGGGCCAAGGGGGCACGTAGACCTTCGGGGGCAGCAGGTTTGGTTGCACGGGAGGAAAACTCCCTGCCTGGTTCTCCTTTATCTCTGAACAGTGATGATACAACAGGTTCAGGAGGACGATAG
- the LOC113635156 gene encoding LOW QUALITY PROTEIN: E3 ubiquitin-protein ligase TRIM39 (The sequence of the model RefSeq protein was modified relative to this genomic sequence to represent the inferred CDS: inserted 5 bases in 3 codons; deleted 1 base in 1 codon): MPGIEETLASYLCPTLPTWRKPALITKPCRTTSSLVGKAYTAAGQAGAFLHTMAVLQAYQADLLTNYVIPGVLSEKQFQCSICLDIFDNPVSTPSGHSYCMNCIGHYXEMESNYQCPLCKKYVKKKPDLHINRTLQGITVHFKKMKEDTGSCGGFGRGELQGRWMEKRAQTIASCLGISLQTAKKVSCCANHHHKLDLFCKSDGECICSECEDLDHQSHNIPAEKGWLTSKTQDSMHMFGDLQSSVERSQAELLEAIELRRGSAEHKAEGMIXELKLELNELRSAELSNLTQTDDCIIGLRVGAYIDILSIKHTTIYPKSPRLIVIFKSLTMLLSGETITPMPVKEWAEVTVTFDLGTKSVDTSVCELLGQFQEEMDVTLGPSTVHPCLILSEDRKQVRCGERHQLVPNNPELFDCIVCVLGQEAFTDDLHYWEVEVGGKTDCHLGLDRHSVNRKGKVTVTPSNGYWFXSLRNKTNYAIGTDHSLNLSLYSNPRKIGVLVDYGKGQVSLYNVEAKRHIYTYKDMFCEAIYMFFASCTNKSDQNDAALVIASVFFPV, encoded by the exons ATGCCTGGGATTGAAGAGACGCTTGCAAGCTATCTCTGCCCTACATTGCCCACATGGAGGAAACCTGCCCTTATTACCAAGCCTTGTAGGACTACTTCATcccttgtgggtaaggcctacaCAGCAGCAGGCCAAGCAGGTGCGTTCCTGCACACCATGGCAgttttgcaggcctaccaggctgacctgctgacA AATTATGTCATACCTGGAGTCCTCTCTGAGAAGCAGTTCCAATGCTCCATCTGCTTAGACATCTTTGACAATCCGGTTTCCACCCCAAGTGGACATAGTTATTGCATGAACTGCATTGGGCATTA TGAAATGGAGTCAAACTATCAGTGCCCATTGTGCAAGAAATACGTCAAGAAGAAACCTGATCTCCACATCAATCGCACTCTTCAAGGGATCACAGTGCATTTCAAGAAGATGAAAGAAGACACTGGGTCATGTGGTGGGTTTGGGAGAGGAGAATTACAAggaagatggatggagaaaAGGGCTCAAACAATTGCCAGCTGCCTGGGGATCTCT CTGCAGACAGCAAAAAAAGTGTCATGCTGTGCAAATCATCACCATAAACTGGATCTCTTCTGCAAATCTGATGGGGAGTGTATCTGCTCAGAGTGTGAAGATTTAGATCACCAATCTCATAACATCCCTGCAGAAAAGGGGTGGCTGACAAGCAAG ACACAGGACAGCATGCACATGTTTGGCGATCTTCAGAGCTCTGTTGAGCGCAGCCAGGCTGAGCTGCTGGAGGCAATTGAATTGAGACGGGGCTCAGCAGAACACAAAGCAGAAGGAATGAT AGAGTTGAAGCTGGAGCTCAACGAGCTGAGAAGTGCAGAGCTGAGCAACCTGACCCAGACTGATGACTGCATCATTGGACTGAGGGTTGGGGCCTATATAGATATTTTAAGCATCAAACATACTACTATTTACCCCAAGTCACCAAGGTTAATTGTCATCTTTAAATCATTAACCATGTTATTGTCTGGAGAGACTATC ACGCCAATGCCAGTCAAAGAATGGGCTGAAGTCACAGTGACCTTTGATCTTGGTACAAAGTCAGTCGACACTTCAGTATGTGAACTCCTAGGGCAGTTCCAGGAGGAAA TGGATGTGACCTTGGGCCCCAGTACAGTTCATCCTTGTCTCATCCTGTCAGAAGACAGGAAGCAAGTGAGGTGTGGAGAAAGGCACCAACTTGTCCCCAACAACCCAGAGCTCTTtgattgtatagtgtgtgtactaGGCCAAGAGGCCTTTACAGATGATCTGCACTACTGGGAAGTGGAGGTGGGAGGCAAGACAGACTGCCATTTGGGGTTGGACCGCCACTCTGTAAACAGGAAGGGAAAAGTAACTGTCACCCCCAGCAATGGATACTGGT CCAGCCTACGAAATAAGACCAACTATGCCATTGGAACAGACCATTCTCTCAACCTTTCCCTTTACTCCAATCCCAGAAAGATTGGTGTGCTTGTGGACTATGGGAAAGGGCAGGTTTCCTTATATAATGTGGAAGCTAAGCGGCACATCTACACCTACAAAGATATGTTTTGTGAGGCCATCTATATGTTC TTTGCCTCCTGCACTAACAAGTCGGACCAGAATGATGCAGCACTTGTCAttgcatctgttttttttccagtctga
- the LOC113635162 gene encoding uncharacterized protein LOC113635162 isoform X3, protein MFVEYLNARGPQVLKCFQTLPIKSGNEESQEGADIISARMDVNRRNFPSKLWHLVNDPQICSICWDDSGEGILICQEAFKAEVLSTANKRMNKYFETKDFISFIRQLNLYGFRKVRPDYEISEWQVSTMHHFSNPNFKRANPELLVNLKRLTASNKAKLAAKPEVSDQSGRSHYPIQNSPENSAVVGQYMAGMKVNEILLSVRINRRNFPSKLWHLVNDPQICSICWDDRGEGILICQEAFKAEVLSTSKKRMNKYFETKDFISFVRQLNLYGFRKVRPDSEISERRDSSMHHFSNPNFKRANPELLVKVKRLTPSNKAKLAAGLEVSNQSRRSHYPMWNSPENSAVVGTDLVNHQGASYHLYSQQGKGSDTTPQTSQAFVTAYGDSRPQFCHFQMDFLWAHPSSRMQQGLRCAVPDGNLGAFIPHFSQCRLYAPEYQCYMPGSLDSKMRCSKQEVASYTHRGFDPAAAFISI, encoded by the exons ATGTTTGTAGAGTATTTAAACGCTCGAGGTCCGCAAGTGCTTAAGTGTTTCCAAACGCTTCCGATCAAAAGTGGAAACGAGGAATCTCAAGAAGGAGCCGATATAATATCAG CTAGGATGGACGTCAACCGCAGAAACTTTCCGAGCAAGTTGTGGCATTTGGTGAATGATCCTCAGATTTGCTCAATCTGCTGGGATGACAGTGGGGAAGGAATACTGATCTGTCAGGAGGCCTTCAAAGCTGAAGTCCTATCTACAGCCAACAAGCGGATGAACAAGTACTTCGAAACGAAAGACTTCATCAGTTTTATTCGCCAGCTAAACCTGTACGGCTTCAGAAAAGTGCGCCCAGACTATGAGATCTCAGAGTGGCAAGTCAGCACCATGCATCACTTTTCCAACCCCAACTTCAAACGGGCTAACCCAGAGCTTCTGGTCAATTTAAAGCGACTGACGGCTTCCAACAAGGCCAAGCTTGCCGCTAAGCCAGAAGTGTCTGACCAGTCTGGACGTTCCCATTATCCGATTCAGAATTCACCTGAGAACTCTGCTGTGGTCGGTCAGTATATGG CTGGCATGAAAGTCAATGAAATACTTCTCTCCGTCCGGATCAACCGCCGAAACTTTCCCAGCAAGTTGTGGCATTTGGTGAATGACCCTCAGATTTGCTCAATCTGCTGGGATGACCGTGGGGAAGGAATACTGATCTGTCAGGAGGCCTTCAAAGCTGAAGTGCTATCTACATCCAAGAAGCGGATGAACAAGTACTTTGAAACAAAAGATTTCATCAGTTTTGTTCGTCAGCTAAACCTGTACGGCTTCAGAAAAGTGCGCCCAGACTCTGAGATCTCAGAGAGGCGAGACAGCTCCATGCATCACTTTTCCAACCCCAACTTCAAACGGGCTAACCCAGAGCTTCTGGTCAAGGTAAAGCGACTGACACCTTCGAACAAGGCCAAGCTTGCCGCTGGGCTAGAAGTGTCCAACCAGTCAAGACGTTCCCATTATCCGATGTGGAATTCACCTGAGAACTCTGCTGTGGTCG GCACAGATTTAGTTAATCATCAAGGAGCTTCTTATCACCTGTACTCTCAGCAGGGGAAGGGGTCTGACACAACACCCCAAACCTCCCAGGCATTTGTAACAGCTTATGGTGATTCACGCCCTCAGTTCTGTCACTTCCAGATGGATTTTCTGTGGGCACATCCATCCAGTCGAATGCAACAGGGCTTACGTTGTGCAGTGCCTGATGGGAATTTAGGTGCCTTCATACCTCATTTCTCACAATGCAGACTTTATGCACCAG AGTATCAGTGCTATATGCCAGGCTCCTTGGATTCAAAAATGCGCTGCTCCAAACAAGAAGTTGCCTCCTACACTCATCGTGGCTTTGATCCT GCTGCTGCTTTCATCTCTATTTAG
- the LOC113635162 gene encoding heat shock factor protein 5-like isoform X1, which produces MFVEYLNARGPQVLKCFQTLPIKSGNEESQEGADIISARMDVNRRNFPSKLWHLVNDPQICSICWDDSGEGILICQEAFKAEVLSTANKRMNKYFETKDFISFIRQLNLYGFRKVRPDYEISEWQVSTMHHFSNPNFKRANPELLVNLKRLTASNKAKLAAKPEVSDQSGRSHYPIQNSPENSAVVGQYMAGMKVNEILLSVRINRRNFPSKLWHLVNDPQICSICWDDRGEGILICQEAFKAEVLSTSKKRMNKYFETKDFISFVRQLNLYGFRKVRPDSEISERRDSSMHHFSNPNFKRANPELLVKVKRLTPSNKAKLAAGLEVSNQSRRSHYPMWNSPENSAVVGTDLVNHQGASYHLYSQQGKGSDTTPQTSQAFVTAYGDSRPQFCHFQMDFLWAHPSSRMQQGLRCAVPDGNLGAFIPHFSQCRLYAPEYQCYMPGSLDSKMRCSKQEVASYTHRGFDPDYSFSHLQYTVQNPNWQSADAPDPRKSYMNLDNDKVEVEVQDSSVSPVRCTAQDPNWQSADDPYPRTSYMNLDTFFHSGK; this is translated from the exons ATGTTTGTAGAGTATTTAAACGCTCGAGGTCCGCAAGTGCTTAAGTGTTTCCAAACGCTTCCGATCAAAAGTGGAAACGAGGAATCTCAAGAAGGAGCCGATATAATATCAG CTAGGATGGACGTCAACCGCAGAAACTTTCCGAGCAAGTTGTGGCATTTGGTGAATGATCCTCAGATTTGCTCAATCTGCTGGGATGACAGTGGGGAAGGAATACTGATCTGTCAGGAGGCCTTCAAAGCTGAAGTCCTATCTACAGCCAACAAGCGGATGAACAAGTACTTCGAAACGAAAGACTTCATCAGTTTTATTCGCCAGCTAAACCTGTACGGCTTCAGAAAAGTGCGCCCAGACTATGAGATCTCAGAGTGGCAAGTCAGCACCATGCATCACTTTTCCAACCCCAACTTCAAACGGGCTAACCCAGAGCTTCTGGTCAATTTAAAGCGACTGACGGCTTCCAACAAGGCCAAGCTTGCCGCTAAGCCAGAAGTGTCTGACCAGTCTGGACGTTCCCATTATCCGATTCAGAATTCACCTGAGAACTCTGCTGTGGTCGGTCAGTATATGG CTGGCATGAAAGTCAATGAAATACTTCTCTCCGTCCGGATCAACCGCCGAAACTTTCCCAGCAAGTTGTGGCATTTGGTGAATGACCCTCAGATTTGCTCAATCTGCTGGGATGACCGTGGGGAAGGAATACTGATCTGTCAGGAGGCCTTCAAAGCTGAAGTGCTATCTACATCCAAGAAGCGGATGAACAAGTACTTTGAAACAAAAGATTTCATCAGTTTTGTTCGTCAGCTAAACCTGTACGGCTTCAGAAAAGTGCGCCCAGACTCTGAGATCTCAGAGAGGCGAGACAGCTCCATGCATCACTTTTCCAACCCCAACTTCAAACGGGCTAACCCAGAGCTTCTGGTCAAGGTAAAGCGACTGACACCTTCGAACAAGGCCAAGCTTGCCGCTGGGCTAGAAGTGTCCAACCAGTCAAGACGTTCCCATTATCCGATGTGGAATTCACCTGAGAACTCTGCTGTGGTCG GCACAGATTTAGTTAATCATCAAGGAGCTTCTTATCACCTGTACTCTCAGCAGGGGAAGGGGTCTGACACAACACCCCAAACCTCCCAGGCATTTGTAACAGCTTATGGTGATTCACGCCCTCAGTTCTGTCACTTCCAGATGGATTTTCTGTGGGCACATCCATCCAGTCGAATGCAACAGGGCTTACGTTGTGCAGTGCCTGATGGGAATTTAGGTGCCTTCATACCTCATTTCTCACAATGCAGACTTTATGCACCAG AGTATCAGTGCTATATGCCAGGCTCCTTGGATTCAAAAATGCGCTGCTCCAAACAAGAAGTTGCCTCCTACACTCATCGTGGCTTTGATCCT GACTACTCATTTAGCCACCTCCAGTACACTGTCCAGAATCCAAACTGGCAATCAGCTGATGCTCCAGATCCCAGGAAAAGTTACATGAACCTGGATAATGATAAAGTGGAAGTTGAAGTGCAG GACTCCTCAGTCAGCCCTGTCCGTTGCACTGCTCAGGATCCAAACTGGCAATCAGCTGATGATCCGTATCCCAGGACAAGTTACATGAACCTTGATACTTTTTTTCATAGTGGAAAATGA
- the LOC113635162 gene encoding heat shock factor protein 5-like isoform X2 codes for MFVEYLNARGPQVLKCFQTLPIKSGNEESQEGADIISARMDVNRRNFPSKLWHLVNDPQICSICWDDSGEGILICQEAFKAEVLSTANKRMNKYFETKDFISFIRQLNLYGFRKVRPDYEISEWQVSTMHHFSNPNFKRANPELLVNLKRLTASNKAKLAAKPEVSDQSGRSHYPIQNSPENSAVVAGMKVNEILLSVRINRRNFPSKLWHLVNDPQICSICWDDRGEGILICQEAFKAEVLSTSKKRMNKYFETKDFISFVRQLNLYGFRKVRPDSEISERRDSSMHHFSNPNFKRANPELLVKVKRLTPSNKAKLAAGLEVSNQSRRSHYPMWNSPENSAVVGTDLVNHQGASYHLYSQQGKGSDTTPQTSQAFVTAYGDSRPQFCHFQMDFLWAHPSSRMQQGLRCAVPDGNLGAFIPHFSQCRLYAPEYQCYMPGSLDSKMRCSKQEVASYTHRGFDPDYSFSHLQYTVQNPNWQSADAPDPRKSYMNLDNDKVEVEVQDSSVSPVRCTAQDPNWQSADDPYPRTSYMNLDTFFHSGK; via the exons ATGTTTGTAGAGTATTTAAACGCTCGAGGTCCGCAAGTGCTTAAGTGTTTCCAAACGCTTCCGATCAAAAGTGGAAACGAGGAATCTCAAGAAGGAGCCGATATAATATCAG CTAGGATGGACGTCAACCGCAGAAACTTTCCGAGCAAGTTGTGGCATTTGGTGAATGATCCTCAGATTTGCTCAATCTGCTGGGATGACAGTGGGGAAGGAATACTGATCTGTCAGGAGGCCTTCAAAGCTGAAGTCCTATCTACAGCCAACAAGCGGATGAACAAGTACTTCGAAACGAAAGACTTCATCAGTTTTATTCGCCAGCTAAACCTGTACGGCTTCAGAAAAGTGCGCCCAGACTATGAGATCTCAGAGTGGCAAGTCAGCACCATGCATCACTTTTCCAACCCCAACTTCAAACGGGCTAACCCAGAGCTTCTGGTCAATTTAAAGCGACTGACGGCTTCCAACAAGGCCAAGCTTGCCGCTAAGCCAGAAGTGTCTGACCAGTCTGGACGTTCCCATTATCCGATTCAGAATTCACCTGAGAACTCTGCTGTGGTCG CTGGCATGAAAGTCAATGAAATACTTCTCTCCGTCCGGATCAACCGCCGAAACTTTCCCAGCAAGTTGTGGCATTTGGTGAATGACCCTCAGATTTGCTCAATCTGCTGGGATGACCGTGGGGAAGGAATACTGATCTGTCAGGAGGCCTTCAAAGCTGAAGTGCTATCTACATCCAAGAAGCGGATGAACAAGTACTTTGAAACAAAAGATTTCATCAGTTTTGTTCGTCAGCTAAACCTGTACGGCTTCAGAAAAGTGCGCCCAGACTCTGAGATCTCAGAGAGGCGAGACAGCTCCATGCATCACTTTTCCAACCCCAACTTCAAACGGGCTAACCCAGAGCTTCTGGTCAAGGTAAAGCGACTGACACCTTCGAACAAGGCCAAGCTTGCCGCTGGGCTAGAAGTGTCCAACCAGTCAAGACGTTCCCATTATCCGATGTGGAATTCACCTGAGAACTCTGCTGTGGTCG GCACAGATTTAGTTAATCATCAAGGAGCTTCTTATCACCTGTACTCTCAGCAGGGGAAGGGGTCTGACACAACACCCCAAACCTCCCAGGCATTTGTAACAGCTTATGGTGATTCACGCCCTCAGTTCTGTCACTTCCAGATGGATTTTCTGTGGGCACATCCATCCAGTCGAATGCAACAGGGCTTACGTTGTGCAGTGCCTGATGGGAATTTAGGTGCCTTCATACCTCATTTCTCACAATGCAGACTTTATGCACCAG AGTATCAGTGCTATATGCCAGGCTCCTTGGATTCAAAAATGCGCTGCTCCAAACAAGAAGTTGCCTCCTACACTCATCGTGGCTTTGATCCT GACTACTCATTTAGCCACCTCCAGTACACTGTCCAGAATCCAAACTGGCAATCAGCTGATGCTCCAGATCCCAGGAAAAGTTACATGAACCTGGATAATGATAAAGTGGAAGTTGAAGTGCAG GACTCCTCAGTCAGCCCTGTCCGTTGCACTGCTCAGGATCCAAACTGGCAATCAGCTGATGATCCGTATCCCAGGACAAGTTACATGAACCTTGATACTTTTTTTCATAGTGGAAAATGA